A part of Pungitius pungitius chromosome 15, fPunPun2.1, whole genome shotgun sequence genomic DNA contains:
- the cactin gene encoding splicing factor Cactin, producing the protein MDSKSRRRSRSKSRSRSRDRRNRSRISGSRSPETRRHRSPSFDPKRTARGRGRSGSRNSSVGSPDRRRPQHRDRPGSRSDSESDRRRGARRPGSRSRARSSSSDSCDPNARRQGKKMKNRSGNSRERRRERSLSSSDSHDETSNIERRRQRSPDRGSPTRNRSRREPDRDRDRGRERWESNTRDIDREGKGDRDKSLERRKRSEDREQGRSERGREPAARGRQRSSSPDSSDSSESDHGGRVVKEKEDKKNQREMMKALETPEEKRSRRLAKKEAKEKKRREKMGWSEEYMGYTNADNPFGDNNLLGTFKWQKALDKKGIGHLGEKELKDRNKCIQEENRRELQKVKQLRLEREREKAMRETELEMLQREKEAEHFKTWAEQEDNFHLHQAKLRSKIRIRDGRAKPIDLLAKYISAEDDDLAVEMHEPYTFLNGLTVTDMDDLLEDIKVYMELEQGKNVDFWRDMTTITEDEISKLRKLEASGKGPGDRREGINTAVTIDVQTVFKGKTYSQLQALHLNIETKIRAGGSNLDVGYWESLLQQVRVYMSRARLRERHQDVLRQKLFKLKQEQGVESEPLFPIIKEELSEDDEETKAEEPGQSSSPSTRDKNRETEGDDEGAGPSTSAEGDADGGDKKNEEKEGEVVEAVLTEEDLIQQSQAEYDSGRYSPTLLTTSELPLDTHTTTPEEDETRLQLARTQLQVTGDASESAEDAFIRRAKQGMGNDEAQFSVELPITGKMYLWADKYRPRKPRFFNRVHTGFEWNKYNQTHYDFDNPPPKIVQGYKFNIFYPDLIDKRSTPQYFLEPSPDNKDFGTLRFHAGPPYEDIAFKIVNREWEYSHRHGFRCQFSNGIFQLWFHFKRYRYRR; encoded by the exons ATGGATTCCAAATCACGACGTCGCTCCCGCTCCAAGTCCAGAAGCCGTAGCCGGGATCGGCGAAACAGATCCAGAATAAGCGGGTCACGGTCTCCCGAGACAAGAAGACACCGCAGTCCGTCTTTCGATCCGAAAAGAACCGCCCGCGGACGGGGGCGGTCAGGCAGCAGGAACTCCAGCGTTGGCTCTCCCGACCGACGTCGGCCCCAACACAGAGACCGGCCGGGTTCCAGGAGCGACTCTGAGAGCGACAGGAGGCGAGGTGCGCGCCGCCCCGGCAGCAGGTCCAGGGCCCGCTCATCAAG TTCGGATTCATGTGATCCCAACGCGAGGAGGCAgggaaagaagatgaagaaccGGAGTGGAAACTCtcgagagagaaggagggaacgGTCCCTTTCCAGCTCTGACTCCCATGACGAGACCAGCAACATagaaaggagaaggcagagaagCCCCGACAGGGGGAGTCCAACCAGAAATCGTTCGAGGAGGGAGCCGGACAGAGATAGAGACCGAGGCAGAGAGAGGTGGGAGAGCAACACCAGAGACATAGACAGGGAAGGCaaaggagacagagacaaaAGCCTAGAGCGCAGGAAGAGGAGTGAAGACAGGGAGCAAGGGAGGAGCGAGAGAGGCCGAGAGCCGGCCGCCAGGGGCAGGCAGCGCTCCAGCTCCCCCGATTCGTCTGATAGCTCAGAGTCTGATCATGGTGGCCGCGTAGtcaaagaaaaggaggacaagAAAAATCAGAGGGAGATGATGAAGGCACTGGAGACGCCAGAGGAGAAGAGGTCCAGGAGACTGGCAAAGAAGGAGgcgaaggagaagaaaaggagagaaaagatggGCTGGAGTGAGGAGTACATGGGTTACACCAATGCAGACAATCCCTTTGGCGACAACAACTTATTGGGAACATTCAAATGGCAGAAG GCGTTGGACAAGAAAGGCATCGGCCATCTGGGAGAGAAAGAGCTCAAAGACAGAAACAAATGCATTCAAGAGGAGAATCGCAGAGAGCTGCAGAAG GTGAAACAGCTGCGTCTGGagcgggagagggagaaggcCATGAGAGAGACGGAGCTGGAGATGCttcagagggagaaggaagccGAACATTTCAAGACCTGGGCTGAGCAGGAGGACAACTTCCATCTGCATCAGGCCAAACTGAG GTCTAAGATCCGAATCCGCGACGGTCGAGCCAAGCCCATTGATTTATTGGCAAAGTACATCAGTGCCGAAGACGACGATCTGGCCGTGGAGATGCACGAGCCGTATACCTTCCTCAACGGGCTAACGGTCACGGACATGGACGACCTGCTGGAGGACATTAAG GTGTACATGGAGTTGGAGCAGGGGAAGAACGTGGACTTCTGGAGGGACATGACCACCATCACCGAGGACGAGATCAGCAAACTGAGAAAACTGGAGGCTTCTGGGAAAGGACCAG GTGATCGTCGTGAGGGCATCAACACAGCTGTGACCATCGATGTGCAGACGGTGTTCAAAGGAAAGACGTACAGCCAGCTGCAGGCGCTGCACCTGAACATCGAGACGAAGATTCGGGCCGGAGGATCCAATCTGGATGTCGGTTACTGGGAGAGTCTGCTGCAGCAAGTCAGAGTCTACATGTCCAGGGCAAG GCTGAGGGAGAGGCATCAAGATGTGTTGCGGCAGAAGCTGTTCAAGCTGAAACAGGAACAAGGGGTGGAAAGTGAACCTTTGTTCCCCATCATCAAAGAGGAGCTGAGTGAGGATGACGA ggAGACCAAAGCAGAGGAGCCTGGCCAATCGTCATCGCCCTCCACAAGAGATAAGAACCGAGAGACTGAAGGGGACGACGAGGGGGCGGGTCCATCGACGTCCGCGGAGGGAGACGCCGACGGAGGAGACAAGAAGAACGAAGAGAAAGAGGGCGAGGTGGTGGAGGCCGTGCTGACGGAGGAGGATTTGATCCAGCAGAGTCAGGCGGAGTACGACTCCGGGCGCTACAGCCCCACGCTGCTCACGACCTCCGAGCTGCCGCTGGACACCCACACCACCACCCCGGAGGAGGATGAGACGAGGCTGCAGTTAGCTCGCACACAGCTACAGGTCACAG GCGACGCCAGCGAGAGTGCAGAGGACGCCTTCATACGCCGCGCTAAACAGGGCATGGGCAACGACGAGGCCCAGTTCAGCGTGGAGCTGCCGATCACCGGGAAGATGTACCTGTGGGCGGACAAGTACCGGCCCAGGAAGCCCCGCTTCTTTAACAGGGTCCACACGGGCTTCGAGTGGAACAAATACAACCAGACCCATTACGACTTCGACAACCCTCCGCCCAAGATTGTCCAGGGTTACAAGTTCAACATCTTCTACCCGGACCTGATCGACAAGCGCTCCACGCCGCAGTACTTCCTCGAGCCCAGTCCCGACAACAAGGACTTTGGGACCTTGCGGTTCCACGCGGGCCCGCCGTACGAGGACATTGCCTTTAAGATCGTGAACAGGGAGTGGGAGTACTCGCACCGGCACGGCTTCCGCTGCCAGTTCTCCAACGGTATCTTCCAGCTGTGGTTCCACTTCAAGAGGTACCGCTACAGGAGATAA
- the stap2a gene encoding signal-transducing adaptor protein 2a has protein sequence MAAAPVRQRSGPGGPRAQLPPCYYEGYLEKRGPKEKAARRLWTCLCGNSLYFFNNAKDSHFVEKLDLSGFVSLKDDCSRDRNLEAARLILRMKDGETKLTAPNLESRELWKGFLYSVVDLNVPSCLTLLPGQLQMLREIVDKERSRRRNRTPTRAPPSPLSVPLVGEIPPCFRPVSRTEAEVLLERHPDCGNMLLRPGRDGCSLAVTTRQDLNGSVFRHYRVTQRDQGGYVIDVENPIPCATLHEVIDALVEKTAGTLQPFLLEEPYEENITYVSANDENGEKILHTAPSSPLPKAPALPPKQDRWPSSPLSRSPATDRRILTSPVPASPTNPMRRLILSPSPLAQTLNEELKMKLEMRRAGQE, from the exons GCGGCCAGGCGACTGTGGACCTGTCTGTGTGGCAATTCTTTGTACTTCTTCAATAACGCCAAGGACAGTCAT tttgTGGAAAAACTGGACCTCAGCGGGTTTGTGTCCCTGAAGGACGACTGCAGCCGGGATAGAAATCTGGAGGCAGCCAGACTCATTCTACGCATGAAGGATGGAGAGACCAAACTTACA GCACCAAACTTGGAGTCAAGGGAGCTGTGGAAAGGTTTCCTCTACTCCGTTGTTGAC CTGAACGTGCCATCCTGTCTCACGCTGCTGCCGGGCCAACTGCAGATGCTGAGGGAGATAGTGGACAAAGAAAGGTCCAGGAGAAGAAATCGCACACCCACTCGCGCTCCTCCCTCGCCTCTCTCCGTGCCTTTAGTAGGGGAGATCCCCCC GTGTTTTCGACCGGTGTCCCGAACGGAGGCTGAGGTCCTCCTCGAGAGACACCCAGACTGTGGCAACATGCTGCTCCGTCCAGGCAGAGATGGCTGCTCATTGGCTGTCACAACCAGGCAGGACCTCAATGG GTCAGTGTTCAGACATTACCGTGTGACTCAGAGGGACCAAGGGGGTTATGTCATTGATGTTGAAAACCCT ATTCCCTGTGCTACGCTCCACGAGGTCATTGACGCTTTGGTGGAGAAGACGGCGGGAACTCTGCAGCCTTTCCTGCTGGAGGAGCCGTACGAAGAGAACATCA CATACGTTTCGGCCAACGATGAGAACGGAGAAAAGATTCTCCACACTGCCCCCTCCAGCCCTCTTCCAAAGGCCCCCGCCCTGCCTCCAAAACAGG ATCGTTGGCCCAGCAGCCCCCTGTCCCGGTCCCCCGCCACCGACCGCCGCATCCTGACCTCGCCGGTGCCGGCCTCGCCCACCAATCCGATGCGACGGCTCATCCTCTCCCCATCGCCTCTTGCACAGA cgCTCAACGAGGAACTCAAAATGAAGCTTGAGATGAGGCGAGCCGGTCAGGAGTGA
- the cdc34b gene encoding cell division cycle 34 homolog (S. cerevisiae) b, giving the protein MAQHNHSHVASSQKALMLEMKSLQEEPVEGFKITLVDEADMYNWEVAIFGPPNTHYEGGYFKARIKFPIDYPYSPPAFRFLTKMWHPNIYENGDVCISILHPPVDDPQSGELPSERWNPTQNVRTILLSVISLLNEPNTFSPANVDASVMYRKWRDSKGKDREYVEIIRKQVSATKAEAERDGVRVPTTLAEYCIRTRAPAPDEGSDLFYDYYYDDDDVDGEDGDCCYAEDDSGNEES; this is encoded by the exons ATGGCGCAACACAACCACTCTCATGTAGCCAGTTCACAGAAAGCCCTCATGTTGGAAATGAAGAGCCTCCAGGAGGAGCCTGTCGAGGGGTTCAAAATAACACTGGTGGACGAGGCCGACATGTACAACTGGGAAGTGGCCATTTTCGGGCCCCCAAACACTCATTATGAAGGAGGGTATTTTAAG GCTCGGATCAAGTTCCCTATAGACTACCCATACTCCCCACCGGCCTTCCGCTTCCTCACCAAGATGTGGCACCCCAACATCTATGAG aaCGGGGATGTGTGTATCTCCATATTGCACCCTCCAGTGGACGACCCGCAGAGTGGAGAGCTGCCTTCAGAGAGGTGGAATCCCACCCAGAATGTCCG GACGATTTTGCTAAGTGTGATCTCGCTGCTGAATGAACCCAACACCTTCTCCCCAGCCAACGTGGACGCCTCCGTCATGTACCGCAAGTGGAGGGACAGCAAGGGCAAGGACCGGGAATACGTAGAGATCATCAG GAAACAGGTTTCGGCCACCAAGGCAGAAGCTGAACGCGATGGCGTGCGGGTGCCCACCACGCTGGCCGAGTACTGCATCCGCACGCGCGCCCCGGCCCCCGACGAAGGCTCCGACCTCTTCTATGACTATTActatgacgacgacgacgtggATGGCGAGGACGGCGACTGCTGCTACGCTGAAGATGACTCGGGTAACGAGGAGTCATGA
- the sema4e gene encoding semaphorin-4E translates to MHPLLPLCVFWLLPLAWMLEKDSRLAYPRRSVPYHKDNCHRFHEEGVFNYSTMLLREDVDLLLLGAREAVYALDLNDISKKLASVKWEVTQKQKYECKNKGKDPETECKNYIRILHQTADNKTYVCGTNAFDPECDYMSYADGKLTLEKKREDGKGKCPFDPFQRYASIMVENNLYSATSINFLGSEPVLMRSSPTSVRTEFKSSWLHEPNFVSMAQMPESYMSKEGDDDKVYLFFSETAVECDCYNKLVVSRVARVCKGDLGGQRTLQKKWTSFLKARIDCPGLESKLPYLIQDTYRLCDPLRQWKDCLFYAIFKPQSETSDLSAVCAYRVSDISRVFAEGKYKTSVPVETSFDKWVMYSGDVPVPRPGACIDNVARKAGITQTLDLPDRTLQFIKDRPLMDQAIQPIGGKPLLIRRGATFTRIVVNQVQAADGEQYSVMFIGTERGTILKAANHDGEMFIIEEVQLFEPPEPIKILKFSNVTGQLYAGSDYGAAQIPLATCRRSSSCMDCVLARDPYCGWDTVDRKCVFLSDSPRGLIQSVKAGDASLCPDADVKSMNLTIWPQGNQKLHCSSPSNLAKTSWERDGRPLTPSTRLQVLEDGLLILNATDSDAGWYRCLSVEHSRATMYTTTVADYWVSVDPAGSKDTRATIVEARVDGPSVGGLQAAVAFLVVSLLALLTWNFYKGHLPLPWTCTKKNVEQYPESHGQVGLDTCQEAARSAPAEDKPLVAGANNGRDNHLLEENDVPNALLPSLQYIDDESEI, encoded by the exons ATGCATCCGCTGCTGCCCCTCTGCGTCTTTTGGCTGCTGCCCTTGGCTTGGATGCTGGAGAAAGACTCCCGCCTGGCTTACCCCCGCAGATCTGTGCCCTACCATA AGGACAATTGCCACCGGTTTCATGAGGAGGGAGTGTTCAACTATTCCACCATGCTGCTGAGGGAAGATGTGGACCTGCTACTGCTGGGGGCCAGGGAGGCAGTGTATGCTCTGGACCTCAATGACATCTCCAAGAAACTTGCTTCG GTCAAATGGGAAGTGACCCAAAAGCAAAAATATGAGtgtaaaaacaaaggaaaagatCCCGAG ACCGAGTGCAAGAACTATATCAGGATCCTGCATCAGACTGCGGATAATAAGACGTATGTGTGTGGAACCAATGCTTTTGATCCCGAGTGTGATTACATG TCCTACGCAGATGGAAAGCTAACCCtcgagaagaaaagagaggacGGCAAAGGGAAGTGTCCTTTTGATCCTTTCCAGAGATACGCGTCCATCATGGTTG AAAACAACCTGTACTCGGCCACTTCAATAAACTTTCTGGGCTCTGAACCCGTCCTGATGCGCAGCTCTCCCACCTCGGTACGCACCGAGTTCAAGAGCTCCTGGCTCCACG AGCCCAACTTTGTTTCCATGGCCCAGATGCCAGAGAGCTATATGAGCAAGGAGGGGGATGACGACAAGGTCTACCTGTTCTTCAGTGAGACCGCTGTGGAGTGCGACTGTTACAACAAACTGGTGGTTTCCCGGGTGGCCCGTGTCTGTAAG GGCGATCTTGGAGGTCAGAGGACCCTGCAGAAGAAATGGACGTCCTTCCTGAAGGCCAGGATTGACTGTCCGGGGCTGGAGTCTAAGCTGCCGTACCTAATCCAGGACACCTACCGCCTGTGTGACCCTCTGCGGCAGTGGAAGGACTGTTTGTTCTACGCCATCTTCAAGCCGCAGTC GGAAACGTCGGACCTGTCTGCAGTGTGTGCGTACCGCGTGTCTGACATCAGCAGAGTGTTTGCGGAGGGGAAGTATAAGACCTCGGTCCCCGTAGAAACCTCTTTTGATAAGTGGGTGATGTACAGCGGAGATGTCCCCGTCCCTCGGCCCGGAGCT TGTATAGACAATGTGGCTCGTAAAGCAGGCATAACTCAGACCCTGGACCTCCCAGACCGGACCCTTCAGTTTATCAAAGATAGGCCCCTCATGGACCAAGCTATCCAGCCAATAGGAGGGAAGCCTCTTCTGATACGAAGGGGAGCTACATTCACTCGCATCGTAGTCAACCAAGTGCAAGCGGCAGATGGCGAGCAGTACAGTGTGATGTTCATAGGCACAG AGAGAGGCACAATACTGAAAGCAGCAAATCACGACGGAGAGATGTTCATCATCGAGGAAGTGCAACTCTTCGAGCCTCCGGAGCCAATCAAGATTTTAAAATTCTCCAACGTCACA GGTCAGCTGTACGCGGGCTCTGACTACGGAGCAGCACAGATACCACTGGCCACCTGCAGGAGGTCCTCATCTTGCATGGACTGTGTCCTAGCCAGAGACCCATACTGCGGCTGGGACACAGTGGATAGGAAATGCGTTTTCCTTTCTGATTCACCAAG agGACTAATCCAAAGCGTGAAAGCTGGAGATGCCTCTCTCTGCCCAGATGCTG atgTGAAGTCTATGAATCTGACCATCTGGCCTCAAGGGAACCAGAAGCTTCATTGCTCATCACCCTCCAACTTGGCGAAAACCAGTTGGGAGCGGGATGGCCGCCCTCTGACTCCGTCCACTCGCCTCCAGGTTTTGGAGGACGGACTGCTCATCCTCAACGCCACCGACTCTGACGCCGGCTGGTACCGCTGCCTGTCTGTGGAGCACTCCAGAGCCACCATGTACACGACCACCGTGGCAGATTACTGGGTCAGCGTGGATCCAGCTGGATCCAAGGACACAAGGGCGACTATTGTCGAGGCTCGGGTGGACGGCCCCTCTGTGGGCGGACTGCAGGCTGCAGTTGCGTTCCTGGTAGTTTCTCTCCTTGCCCTGTTGACTTGGAACTTTTACAAAGGCCACCTTCCGCTGCCCTGGACCTGCACAAAGAAGAATGTAGAGCAGTACCCGGAGAGCCATGGGCAGGTTGGTCTGGACACCTGCCAGGAAGCAGCCAGGTCGGCACCGGCGGAGGACAAGCCTCTGGTGGCCGGAGCGAACAACGGCCGCGACAACCACCTCCTCGAGGAGAACGACGTCCCGAACGctctcctcccgtctctccAGTATATCGACGACGAGTCCGAAATTTGA